From a single Xanthocytophaga agilis genomic region:
- a CDS encoding P-loop NTPase fold protein encodes MNISLKAPSELFYKHLNSKDNYRILFSGPFGIGKTYFLNDFFDKRTDDYLTVYLSPVHYSVASNEDIFKFIKFDILQELNRKYHLLEALEADFEENYKELDNVIDNTTFFLWSFIANFSKIIEASFYMIPEVNIANASEDGNGPDLTFASLGNLPQAGIDILKNVLKDAEELKKVIASHENSPEAKSYLEELSNNYIYERDPVTIFITEVLNLLSEIQLERTNKKHIKKTQKKQKVLIIDDLDRIDPEHIFRLFNVFSSHLGSNSESENKFSFDKIIFVCDIDNIRGMFQVRYGTPMGFNGYIDKFYSQQVFYFDNRSAIIEFLQKDFFDRKKPKEYEEQFIMSTLFKEIGLVVYIIEAFIRTQVLNLRTLKKISGKLLIPKENHLQIFINPNDREVTYFRNIDYPILLITEFLNQFFSKSDDFIDALNSCSLKLSNASNQFLSSEKGTPHFWNIVLFSRRFDHSFKAIDVAHKSSIVSGGSFQLLSMDEPLKSVVLSITKNQITRTIQYYIEGPSKAPISERMFFQELTSIVSFFKEQGLYDNIN; translated from the coding sequence ATGAATATTTCACTAAAAGCCCCATCTGAATTATTTTACAAGCATCTGAATTCAAAAGATAATTATCGAATTTTATTCTCTGGCCCATTTGGGATTGGTAAAACATATTTTTTAAATGATTTCTTTGATAAACGAACAGATGACTATTTAACTGTTTATCTGTCACCAGTGCATTACTCAGTAGCTAGTAATGAAGACATTTTCAAATTTATTAAGTTTGACATCTTACAGGAATTAAATCGAAAGTATCACTTACTTGAAGCACTCGAAGCAGATTTTGAGGAAAATTATAAGGAGCTTGATAATGTAATTGATAATACTACTTTTTTCCTTTGGTCATTTATTGCAAATTTTTCTAAGATAATTGAGGCATCGTTTTATATGATCCCTGAAGTAAATATAGCTAATGCTTCAGAAGATGGAAACGGGCCAGATCTAACGTTTGCGTCACTTGGTAATTTACCTCAAGCTGGTATAGATATTCTTAAGAATGTTTTAAAAGATGCAGAAGAATTAAAAAAAGTAATAGCAAGTCATGAAAATTCCCCCGAAGCGAAATCATATCTTGAAGAATTATCGAACAACTATATATATGAGAGAGATCCTGTTACAATATTCATCACTGAAGTTCTAAATCTATTAAGTGAGATTCAATTAGAGCGAACAAATAAAAAGCATATCAAAAAAACACAAAAGAAACAAAAAGTACTGATTATTGATGATCTTGATCGTATTGATCCAGAACATATATTCAGGCTATTTAATGTTTTTAGTTCTCATCTTGGCTCAAATAGCGAATCAGAAAATAAATTTAGCTTTGACAAAATCATATTTGTTTGTGACATAGATAATATTCGAGGTATGTTTCAAGTTCGTTATGGCACACCAATGGGATTCAATGGGTATATTGACAAATTTTATAGTCAACAAGTATTCTACTTTGATAATCGATCTGCTATAATTGAATTTCTGCAAAAAGACTTTTTTGACAGAAAAAAGCCTAAAGAATACGAAGAACAATTTATTATGTCAACACTTTTTAAGGAGATAGGCCTAGTTGTTTACATAATTGAGGCCTTTATAAGAACACAAGTGTTAAATCTTCGCACACTAAAAAAAATATCAGGTAAATTGTTGATTCCAAAAGAAAACCATCTTCAGATTTTTATTAACCCAAATGACCGAGAAGTTACATATTTTCGAAATATTGATTATCCGATTTTATTAATAACAGAATTTTTAAACCAGTTTTTTTCAAAATCAGATGACTTCATCGATGCACTAAATAGTTGTTCACTAAAGCTTTCGAATGCCTCAAATCAGTTTCTATCTTCAGAAAAAGGAACACCTCATTTTTGGAATATTGTGCTCTTTTCCAGAAGATTTGATCACTCATTTAAAGCAATAGATGTAGCCCATAAATCATCAATAGTATCAGGAGGCAGCTTTCAGTTATTATCTATGGATGAGCCTCTCAAAAGTGTAGTTTTAAGTATAACTAAGAATCAAATTACACGTACTATTCAGTATTACATTGAAGGCCCTTCTAAAGCTCCAATTTCAGAAAGAATGTTTTTTCAGGAGCTTACCTCCATTGTTTCATTCTTTAAAGAACAAGGTTTATATGATAATATAAATTGA